Genomic DNA from Melospiza georgiana isolate bMelGeo1 chromosome 3, bMelGeo1.pri, whole genome shotgun sequence:
AGTGATTATTCCTACAGGACAGCAGGACTGCAAATGCTAACCCAAGATCAGGTTGCTTTTCACAGGCCAGGTGAAAAGCACAGACATGCAATTTGGTTTGGAAGAAACATGATTATCATGTCCAGGAACACAGAAGCAGAAGCCAGGACGGTGGGTTGTTGCCTTGGGAGGCAGGAATGCAGCAAAGGAACAGGTAAACTCGGAAATCTGGAACTCTGTTTTCAAAGGGATTATAAAGCAACAATTTGTAGGCAACCTAAGATGCTAATGACTTTCAAGATGATCTGAAGACAAAGGTCTCTATGGCCATAGGATGGAAGGCAATGGACACAAACTGAAGCAAAGGAGAGTCAAATGTCTGAACTTCAAGAAAGGCTCTTTGACTGTGTGGGTTGTCCTGAGAAGCTGTACATTCTCCACACTTGGAGATACTCAAAACCCAGCTGGGCATGGTCCTGGGTAACTGGCTGGAGGGGGCCTTGCTTGAAGTGGGGGAGGTGGAGTAGGCAATCTTGAGAGGTCTCTTCTGACCTCAGCCCTTCTGGCATTCAGTGAAGATTAAAGCAACTGGGTGGATGATATCAGCTATCAAACTGCAGGACCTCTCTCGGCACCTCTGAGAGCTCATGTACAAAATCCAGTTAAGAGACTTTCCTTTTAAGGCACTAAGATTTAACAATTCTTAAGTGTTCTCAGACAAGTAACTCTAATTCTAATTTCAATTCTGATTCTTCCTATTTTTACTATTGCTGCTGTTGTAATCTAAAAGTGAAGGAAACTTACCCTTCTGTAACTTTGTCAgatcctcctttttttccaggTAAGATTCTTCAAActgcaggagggagaaaagTTCTATTGTCATTCCATGATTTAGCCTCTCCTCCTTTAGGTAAAGAAGACCTAAAGAGATGTCTTTTGggcaattttatatttttaaaatgtaaataatatttGAAAGCTGTCAGGCCATAACTGTGACAGAAACCCCTGGATCTTGAAACACACAGATTCCCATACACCATCTCAGGTTGAGTATCAGAATCGGTCAGAGGTAAAAAATTTACTTTGTGATTTACAATATCCAGTACGTTTAAAGGCAAACTACATTGAGGCAGCAATAATAATCTCTTGCTGTTTTGGACTTTGGAATTTAACTGAAGGTACTCAGAATTGCAGGTGCTTGACCTCTGTAATCAGAAGATTAAGAAGCCAGGTTCTGCTGCGGGGGTTCtaaatttcttctctctgtAGCTACAGGGGAGGAGCATTTCTGGTGCTACCTGCAGGCTTTGCACACGATGCATGCAAGTGAGACAGGAACTTGCCCCCTGCTTAGGGCAAGCTCGTGGTCCCTATTGGCCTGCTCAGCAATGCACTGAAGGCAGAGCTTGAAACTGCTGCTCAGTCACACTTTTCAGAAGGAACAGTAGAAGCACATATTTGTCACAGAATCGCAGTACAAAAGACCAGAAGCAAACCTcaaccccagctgctgccaggagccacCGAATTGTTTCCATGCGGCCACGTCCATTGAAGTAGTGCAGCTTGGGTTTTCCAGACATGTTTCCACCTCCTGATTCCCTGGTATCTGCAATGAAGAAAGCAGGGTTGCAGTTTTGAATCTCTAACTGGCTCTCAAATTGTCTTGTTTGGAACCACTGATTTATGGTTCaagattttaattaattaacagCGGAGGTAAAAGATTATATTGAGAGACTGCCATGTATCATTTTGCCTTCAAATATTACTTATACATGCAGAATATTTAAGCAGAATTCTGTACTTAGAGTTGGCCCAGACAGAGAACAAggattttaaagtattttaatctTTGCGTACAATGTGTTTTGTTCTGACCACTAAGCTGCATGTGCAATTTGTGAATTTTGGCATTATCTCAGAACACAGTTACTGTTTAATCAGATACATGCTATAAACTCAGCAATTGCTCTGCTTTCTCCAGCAGCCATTATGCTCCATTATAACCAGCCAGGAAGGTATCCTTTCCATCAGTCAATCCATTTTACAACACTCCATGCTTCTGAAATGTCTTTAGACAAACCTCTAAAAAATGGAAGTTAATTTTGCCTCTGGTAACATCAGATTTGCCTTTAACACTGGCACAGCCTCAGGGCAATGCTTGCTTGGTCcagttccagctctgctggaatttCGAGCAACAACAGTTTCTAGGCAGACACTTAAAGCAACAACAGTTTCTAGGCAGAGTGTCACCCACCCCACTCAGAACCATGTGTGCACATCagccacaaacacacacaaacagtgcccagcctgtACCAGCCTCACAGCTACTGACACCCTGTCAGCAACAAAGCTGAAGCTTtaacagcagcaaaaggaaaacagccAAATCACCACCATATTCCCCTTGTAAATAACATGTCAGCTTCTCTGGAGTAGGAAGGAGGCAGTGAAACACTCCCCACTTTTGTTATCTGTACTTCTTAATTCTCTACACCTTAAAAGCAGCTGATTGAGTATTAACATTTGGTACACATATCCATATTACTAAAGAAAATACATACACACATTTATTCTGTAAAACCCATGCAATGACTGAGTTTCATGTGCAAGTCCCTgcattttagggaaaaaataaagcaaaaaactTACTTACCCTTTGCACAGTGTGACCCACTCAAAACTTACAGCAGTTCTGCCTTAAGATTATATAACTTTGGAGCCCCTCCTACACTGAGCGTTCCAAACAGCTCTCTGCAAACAGGAAACTTCTCTCTCTTGAGCAAACAAAACCCATTATCTCTTATTAGCTACTTCTGACCTGCAGCAAATAAATTCCTCACTAATGCTGACTATgtagaaatgtaaaataaatcaGAGGTTATGATCTTCGGAAACGTGTGCTAGCACAAAATGGTTATATGCCTCCTATTTTCCTTGCTTGTTACCATGCTagctaaaaataattataacaGCTGAAAATCTCACTCAGATTAAAAGAATACTGCTATGGCAATCTCACTTTTATTCTAGGGGtattgttgtttgttttgggttttttttactttttacacATAGCCATTTTACATAAATCACATCAACTAATTCAGCTCGAATCTTTCACAAGCTTCTATGCCTTGCTTAGTGCAAATTCCTTCAGGTGACTTCTGTTGAATCCTCTCTGGACATctgggttggtttgtttttttatatttcctgAATTTGACTCAGTGAAAATACACACCAAAGACAGCTGAAAGAGACAGTAAATGAAGTGTGGCATCAGAAGGCAAACTGCACTCCACAGTCCTGACTGCGTTCTTTGGACAACTCAATAGATTTCAAGAAGTCATACATTCAAATACAGCATACATTCCCATGTACCTTCCTGCCTATCTAACCTACCTGGGTAATAGTGTTGTAGCCATCACCTGCAGTTACAGTACAGCAGGCTGTCACCTTCATGTCCTTCCTGTATGCATACCTGATTGCTTGGTAGCTGAAAATGACCCTCATCCTGTCAATCCTTACTGTTGGTACCTGTTACATCATTGTGTTCCATGCTTGACAAGAAAATAAGCTTAATCATTTATTTAGAGCTGGAATCACAGAAGGACAAGGCACCAAAAGAGTCACCACTGCAATGTATTGTCTTTTAGGAGGTGTCTAGTCCCCATGTGGAACACCCTCTATCCCATTTGGCACATAAGGAGAGCCGGGCCTCACAGAAGAGGACCCCTGACTGACAGCACCTCTTGTAGCTCCCCATTCTGGTTAGGGTTCtatgtccctctgtcccctctttACATTTTGGGAAGGTCTtccatccagcctctgacacTGTTGGAAACAGTGTTTCCCATATTTCTGGACACATATGACTTATGACACAGAATCTAGGATACTGTAGGAGATTGAAGTTCCCATGCAGTGACATGTGCACCAAGGTTCATCTGGCTGTTTCACAAACCCAAACCTCTCTTAGGAAACTTGTCTGGATTCACCATTTGTAGGCCTGCCCCTGATAAACTCTAGGAGACATCCTGAGTCTGGTGATCACCTGGTAGGGAAACATGAGTTCAAGCCTAAAAGTTAATGATAGTGTAGACAACTTAGGAAAACCCATCTCACCTAGCTCTGTAGACATCTACATCTGGTCTAGCTGTCTAGTCTCCTTCCAATAGGTCCAAACTCAGGAGGAATCCCTCAGCATGCTCTTCAGTTACAGCTGAATACTCAAAAATGATTGTGTCTCAACTGAGATAGTTAGAAGTTTTGATGAAGCCAGTCCCTTCAGCCTCCCCTTAGAGGCAGGGGAGAGGAGCACCCCCTTCAGAGGGTGATTTAATGCCAACATTGACATTTCTTGTTCTGTCACAAGTATCCATTGAGATTTCAGGCAACTAAATCCAATATAGTCTGTCTCATAACTTGACTTTCAGAAATGTCACTTCATTGAGGTATTTTGGGAAATATTAttcttctgttttctccctcaggttcatttttccatattttttctaatttcttttttttttcactcgTCATAGACTATTAAGCATCAGATCTGGTTACTGACAGTTGTTGGAACACAGTTTCCTTCTaagcagctgcttctctgttGCATCAGGCCACTTCACAATGCTGTTTATTGTCTgctgtaatatttttatttgaaattaaatggaCTGTGAGTATCTGTTGCTCTGTGTTCTGTCCTAAAGGTGTAGAAATAAACCCCCTCTGCCTTGCCACAGTCTGCAAAGCAGACTGCACCTTGCTTTCACAACACTTTGCTCTCAAGAGGTAATGTATTTGTAAGCACCTTGGGAGTAGCTGGTATGATCATTCAGGTTTGAAATACCTGATTTATAGACAAAAGTAATCAGTTTTGAAAAAACTTTACtgagggaccttaaaaatccaATTCACCCACAAGCTTTAAATTTGATAATGGAAATTTGAAACAACTTCTTTAAAGGGTAAGTGGTGATGCAAgtcctctctttcttctcttcctcagcTGTTACTCTGAGCTTCTTATCACGTAGAAAATATCTTCTCCAACAAGTTGTATTCTGCCAATACTAACACTGCATTGTTCTTTTTCCAAATTAGTAAACTCCCAACCCTACAAATAGTTTTTTGCCTCCATACCcctttgttttcatgttttgcCAAGCATTTGCCATATcaataaagaaaaagctgcTGTCACATTGCCAGTGTAACAGAATGCTTTATTTCTGGTATGGGTTGCTTTGTTCCTCTAGTACTGGTTTTAACTAAAACAATACTAATTTGCTGAGCTTCCTTCTTCTTTGGGTTAGGGTTTGGGgttgctgctctgctttctcctgctctcccagcattTTGGGTCTCACCAAAGGTGGCAAGGCTTTCATTTCTTAAAAACCTTCAACACAGTTTCTACATAATGGGCATCTGGTGGGGGTTTCCTtgggctgccaggctgcaggaactTCTTAATTGTAGGCATATTGCtcattttggttttaaacacctaaaaaaaaaataaaataattaaaaaacagaGCAAGAGAGGAATTCCAGCCACAAAAATGTCAGTTACCCAGCATGGGGAGATGATTACTTCAGGACTGACCTCTAGCTCCTGAATACAGCATGCTCAGTAATTAAATTACCTGCAACTGAGGAAACCCTGAGAGCACATCAGGAACTTTCTCCTCCACTGCTAAAATGGCTTCCATTAGCTGAACATCTGCCCAGCTGAATTTGTTGCCCACAAGAAAGTCTTGGCCGTGTTGTTTCAAAACCTGGAGAAGACAAGAAAACATGGGCTGCAGATGAGAGTGGGGCATATGGGCATCCTTGGCATCTAAacctcacagcacagctgcagagctgagcagcaatTCTATCTGAAATTTCAGGGTGGACTTTTCAGCTGAAGCTGCGCCTAAATTTCATTAttgctgggaaaaaatgaagttttgttCATTTCATGTTCTAGTACACAGACTACAAACTTTGGTCACTAAGTAATAATGAATGATGATGGGCACTaggaacagaaacaaaaccacatgCCTCAGTAGACTAGTAACAGTCCTAGAATTAGAAATAGGGACAACGGAGGAAGCAACAAGCAATTTAAGGAATTCATAGAACTCCCATTTAGATGTTTCATGTGAAGTGATGTCCAATGCTGATATCAAGAAGCAAACTTAGAAATGCAGAATTGCAACAACTAACTAAAGAAAATCCCTGCCTTTGGGAACAGACTATTTTAGTGCTAAGAACTTGTGTGATGTTCAGCCTTTATTATTGTTTTGCATGAAAACTAAATCAATATTACAAAAGTGGGAAATATTGCCAGATGCATGAATCATATGGGTTGGGTTTATTGTTTTATGAATCTGTGACTGTAGTTTTACTAAAGTACTCCTCTCTACAAGATTTGTGTACAAGGGATTTTGGCGTTCCTCCAGTGAAACTTTTCCAAATGAAATTAAGTATGGCAGAGAGATGGGCTTCAAACAAATATAAGTATAGAACTGCTCcttcaagaaaaataatcacaaaaCTTTTAGTGAAAAGTTTTTCTGTACAGCTGAGAACATGTTGCTTCACAGATATTCAAATACCACAGTCCTGACAACACAAGCaaacaaagagaggaaaatgtgtTGCTGTATTTCCCCTTTTCTGATAGCCAAAAACGCTGAGGATTGGGAACTGACCTACACTACAAACACATTCTTATTTTGCAGAAACTTTTTGGATAATTGCAAGTTTGATAGACACATACTTGCTGTCACTTACCTTTTCAAATACTGGAAAGTACCTGTTAGTTGCTCTCTCCTTAATTGACtcaagatttttctcctttgcatCAGgtggagagaaaggaaacatCAAAATCATTTGCATCAGATCTGATATTCCCTCCACATACATGTCAATCCTATTGGTCAGGAGAAGATGGGAGAAAAAAGCACAGAAGTTATTTCATCTGTTTTCCAATTAACTAAGTCAACTTACAGGAATTTTATATCACCAATATAGTGCCAATTTTCACAGTCATGAACGAAACctgaatatttttctaaaagaaaagaagcctGTTTCTGATAGGAGCATTTCAGAAGCAGTGGTTAAATCTTATTGTTAGCCTTTTTGATGCCTTTATATGGGATTTACAGGATTGAATTTGGCTTATATAATGTAGCTATCAAATAACAGACTGCTGTGTTAGTGATAGGAGGTGTTACATACAGGGCTCTCTCCTTCAAGTCTTTCCCATAGAGATTGTATTTCCCTGCTATGTAGCTCATGATGGCTCTGGTCTGCACCATCTTCATCCCATCGATCTCAACCAGGGGCACTTGCtggaagagcaggaatccaTCTAGGGTGGAGAGGTGAAGGAAAGCCTGTTAGTTCCTCCTGCAAGGTGTACAGGAGAGTGAGACACTGAGCACATTTCTCTTGCAGAGTAGGAGACCACTGATGTCCTGCTCCAACTGTACAACTCACAGGACAACTAACATTGTGGGGAAGATAAAACAGCCTGCATCACACTCCTGTAGCAAAGTCACCACAGCACAGCTAGGCCCTGGGCTTGACAGCATTGACAGAGCTTCACTGGCTGGTGGAAGTTGGCCCTGCCTGCACCTCTGCACTTCTGGAGCCTGCCTCATGCTGGCAGGAAAAGCCTGAACCAGCACTTCCAACCCAAGGAATAGGAGGAGAATGAAGATACCTAGTAAAtctgaactttaaaaaaatccaattctTTTGAATGCAGATCAATTCCCTGACAGGGACATACATGGGCAGTACTGCAGCAAGACCAAGCTGCAGGAATACAGGAAAGGGTCAGGCCACTTTAAACATCCTGAAGCTACAGAGCTAAAGGAGAGCCTGTGACAGCTGTTGGTGTTTGAATAAGTTTCACACAGCCACTTCAGGACCAGAGTTTGAGTGTCCCCATAGATTTTACAGGCCTAGTCTCAGTGCCATTCTACAACAATTTAGGCCTATATAGAAACATCTTTACAGTCCCATTTTCTGCTGGTGCTGGTAGGAGCAATTGTCTGAGCTTTCAGTGAGACAGTTCTGAGAGCTAAGTACACACAGAGATTTAGCATTGCAAAGTCAGTCTATTCTAGACCAGTTTTCTGCTGGACTAATTCACTGTTTTTGGAGACACTCCTTCCTCCATCTACACACTAATGGCATCTAGAGAACAATCTGCCCTGTTTATAATCACAGCAGAACTCCAGAACAAAATAGGCAGCAGCCACTTGCATTGCTCAAAGTCAATCATTTCTTTTAATTGCTCAATTTATATCTGTTTGGTGAATCCTTCTTTCAGATAGAAAGGTTCATTTCAACAGGCACATCTGCCTGCCTTTTTCTCCAAAGCTGTTAAAATAACTTGCTGGGCTAGAATTAATATTCTTCACTCATTCTACATTATTAATTTACAGTTGAAATTCAAAGAGTAGTTATCTCTGCAGCAACAAATAGCTTGTATTTGCTTCTTGTAAACATTCAGAGAAAGATCATGTGTGTTCTTGTCTTTCCAGAACACGTCTCTGCACCTTAAGGAAGAAACATTACTTGGTACCCATCTAGGGAGCAATAGAATAGGAAAACTAATAGATCtggaagaatatttttcagcagaaatatgtgaagtgaaaaatataatttgtctTTCTGGCCCTTGACAAAAAGCAACGCAGCAAATATGCCTGAATACACCATTTGTTTCTTATATACAGAAAAGAGGAGTCCCTCTTAAAATCAGTAGTGGACTGCCTCTCCTCCCTCATTTTGTAGGGAGAACTGCTTCACAGCACAGAATACATATACAGAATTAAAAGGAGTTTACCAGTAATTCCAGGGATTGGGCTGTGCTCTCCAAAGGTGGTCTGTGCAgcacacattaaaaaacaaTCACCTGCTATTTGTAACCAAGCAGCAGAGCTCACTGATACCCAGGTACCACCTGGGCAATCTTTGGCTGCACAGACTGAGCAGGTTAGTGATCCCACAGGCCAAGAGGTACAGGTCTGCACAGACCAAGGGTATTTAACTCTCTTTGCCTCCAaaagagctgtctctctgcaagCTGCCTGTTGGGAACAATGCCACCACTGCTGGGGCATTGCCTGGAGGATCATCAGCTGGCACAGGTAAAAGTCATGCCTGGGCCAGTCTAATGATGTGGTAGTGTCTAAACACAGG
This window encodes:
- the LOC131081149 gene encoding glutathione S-transferase-like, which produces MSGKPRLTYLNGRGRMEPIRWLLAAAGVEFEEVYLETKEQYEKLIKDGFLLFQQVPLVEIDGMKMVQTRAIMSYIAGKYNLYGKDLKERALIDMYVEGISDLMQMILMFPFSPPDAKEKNLESIKERATNRYFPVFEKVLKQHGQDFLVGNKFSWADVQLMEAILAVEEKVPDVLSGFPQLQVFKTKMSNMPTIKKFLQPGSPRKPPPDAHYVETVLKVFKK